In Trifolium pratense cultivar HEN17-A07 linkage group LG7, ARS_RC_1.1, whole genome shotgun sequence, a genomic segment contains:
- the LOC123897902 gene encoding eukaryotic translation initiation factor 4E-1-like, translating into MAVEDTPKSIITDDQIPPNPNNEEINNNDLEDGEILEEGDDSSATSKPNSAALHPLENSWTFWFDNPQAKSKQAAWGSSIRPVYTFSTVEEFWSIYNNIHHPSKLAFGADFHCFKHKIEPKWEDPICANGGKWTVQFSRGKSDTSWLYTLLAMIGEQFDHGDEICGAVVNVRRVDKISIWTKNATNEAAQVSIGKQWKEFLDYNETIGFIFHDDAKKHDRSAKNKYVV; encoded by the exons ATGGCTGTAGAAGATACCCCAAAATCCATCATCACCGACGATCAAATCCCACCAAACCCTAACAACGaagaaatcaacaacaacgatCTCGAAGATGGTGAGATCCTCGAAGAAGGAGACGATTCCTCCGCCACTTCCAAACCCAATTCCGCCGCTCTTCATCCTCTCGAGAATTCTTGGACTTTCTGGTTCGATAACCCTCAAGCTAAATCCAAACAAGCTGCTTGGGGTAGCTCTATTCGACCCGTCTACACTTTCTCTACTGTTGAAGAGTTTTGGAG CATTTACAATAACATTCATCATCCTAGCAAGTTGGCTTTTGGAGCTGATTTTCATTGCTTCAAGCATAAGATTGAACCAAAATGGGAGGATCCTATTTGTGCTAATGGTGGAAAATGGACTGTGCAGTTTTCAAGGGGAAAATCTGATACCAGTTGGTTGTATACG TTGTTGGCAATGATTGGAGAACAATTTGATCATGGAGATGAAATTTGTGGAGCAGTTGTGAATGTCAGGAGGGTggataaaatttctatttggaCTAAGAATGCTACAAATGAAGCTGCTCAG GTGAGCATTGGAAAACAGTGGAAGGAGTTTCTTGATTATAATGAAACCATTGGCTTTATATTTCAT GATGATGCGAAGAAGCATGACAGAAgtgctaaaaataaatatgttgtATGA